The Vigna angularis cultivar LongXiaoDou No.4 chromosome 6, ASM1680809v1, whole genome shotgun sequence genome contains the following window.
TCTACTACGGTTGATTCCCAGAGTGATGTGCTGATGTACTGGGCTGATGTGCTGATGTACAGAATATTTCAGATTGTTGAGTGGATGGAGTTGCTTGGGTTGCTGATGTACTGGGCACAGTTCCTGGTTGGGTTGCTGATGGGCAACGAGTTCTGTTATGGCCATGTTCTCTACATATGCCACATCTCTTTTGCAAGCCAGATTTGGTCATTCTTGATTCATCCTTCCTCATTTCCCATTGCTCTAGCCTTCGTTTTCTCTTTGGTCGTCCAGGCATTACTCTTTTGTGTGGTGGAGACACATCAGGATATGGAGTAATGTTCCACATGTTGGCTCCATTTAAGGGATATATGATTGTTGAATATGTCTCCTCATATTTGGACTTCATGTAGCAAGACTCAATAAATTGTTCTCCATCAATGTTGAGGAACTTCATTGCAGCCAATGAATGACAACAGGGGATTCCAGTCATCATCCAAGTTCTGCATGTGCATGAGGACTCATCTAGGTTGACTACAAACTTATCTCCATTGTTAGACATGTGACGAACTTCGAATAGCTTGTTGCCTGACCAACTGTGTACAAGAAGACAACAATAATTATTAGGCACAGtagtaaattaatatataacatagAAGTGATTACTGAAATTTACCTAGGAATCCAATTTTGAGTTAAATGACATTCCTTTCTAAATCTGGATAGAATCTTGGGACAGATGGATCCAGTAAATGATGATAGGCTTGACCTGTTCTTTGCCCATCTTTGCATGAGGTAAAGCCGTATCGTCTCCAACATCGTAATGATGGGTTTACTCCTGGCAGAAACGAGGACACTGTTGAAGCCCTCACTCATATTGTTTACTAAGGTGTCAGATTTAGCTCTTTCAGTGAACCTTGATCTTGACCAATACCTACAAcaaataatacaattatta
Protein-coding sequences here:
- the LOC128197479 gene encoding uncharacterized protein LOC128197479, with translation MVDNHTCSREFNLKLIDAKWLSKKIHNTIRDNPTVKGVDIREKIQRKWNIGISRCMAYRAKNIATEQIDGSFKEQYKRLYDYAHELVAKNPGSTVKLKVEDVGGKVIFKRFYVCLKACKDNFMSCRPIIGLDGAFLKGKYGGELLTAVGRDGNEQMLPIAYCVVEVENKESWKWFLELLVDDLGGAEICSTFTFISYQQKGLLHAIDELLPGVDQRFCVRHMYANFRKKYPGKNLKRLMWRAATATHPQTWEMEMRNIRAVNEDAYKHLIAIPPRYWSRSRFTERAKSDTLVNNMSEGFNSVLVSARSKPIITMLETIRLYLMQRWAKNRSSLSSFTGSICPKILSRFRKECHLTQNWIPSWSGNKLFEVRHMSNNGDKFVVNLDESSCTCRTWMMTGIPCCHSLAAMKFLNIDGEQFIESCYMKSKYEETYSTIIYPLNGANMWNITPYPDVSPPHKRVMPGRPKRKRRLEQWEMRKDESRMTKSGLQKRCGICREHGHNRTRCPSATQPGTVPSTSATQATPSTQQSEIFCTSAHQPSTSAHHSGNQP